The region TATTAGTTACTCCTGTGTTATGAGAACCTAAAGTGTACTGTTTGTGTGGTTTCAGATTCGTTTAATGTCCTAAGAATAGGTCTCTTAAACAATTTTAGGAATGTTctcagaatattattattattattattattattatttcttttgacATTAGATCCATCATTGACTAATTATGTCTGACACAAGGCAATatgaatgaaaactgaaaaatcacTGGGATGTGTTATACTCTCATTCTTTAAAGTGTCCACAGTCACCAGCAATCCATTTgaacataaaacaacatttagGACCCAATTGTATCAGATTAAACAGAAAAACATATCTGCCACGTGCCTGTCAGTGAATAGTTTTAACTGCTtattactgttcaaatgttaGGAACAGTCAGTTACATGACaggaaacaaaacattttaatgtccATATTGACACTTATTTAAGGGAAAATAATTAATGGAGTTCTGTGTTACATTCTTGCGTAAGCACATTTACCCTCTCTATGTGTCATTATACGTGACAAAAGTGTTccagtggctcagtggtagagcactgcgttagcagcgcaaaaggtcagggaacacacacacacacatataaaaaaaataataaaatgtatactctgaatgcactgtaagttgctttggataaaagcgtctgctaaatgcataaatgtgaaatATACCACTGGTATAATACATTTGAAAGAATAGGTTCAACAGACACATTTCGACCTTTCACAATCTCTTCTCACAGAGTGGGAGCAGGTGGGTGACTGAATGTCCAATTCAGCCTTCTTATGCTCGTCTTCCTCTCACCTGATTTGTTGAATATTCTCGTCCTGCGGTCCCTTCCAACtccctcttcctcatcctcttccaCTTTTTTGGTTTTCTCCGCTGACTTCCGGAACCCTCGCCTCCTCGCGTGAACCTCATTTCCCAAATTTCGAAAACTACTAGAGCTTACAACAACTTCCTCTTTACTCTCATTCTTCTTAGATACTTCTTCTACCTTCCCCTCTGCCTCTCCTTCTGAGGAAACCATGTGGTGGTTAGAACTAGGATCGAGCCAATCACGGTTCTCATTCAactctctctccatccctcccTGTTGTTCTTCTCCTCCCTCTATTATTTCTTTCGCTTTCcttgatttttccatttctctctcactctctgtttgtgtgttggTTTGCGTGTCTATGTGTGTCACACTACCTCTTGCATTTTCTGTGTCCACCGACTTTAGACCCAGGATCTCTTTCATCGTGTTCTTGGCCCATCTAAAGTGAGTGCTCCAAGTGTCATCAGAACCAGAATGTTCCATTGAGTCTCCAGTGGTTTCTTTTGCTCCTCTTTGTATTTTATCTTCAATATGAGTCTCTGTTCCCCCATGACCATTATTCTTGGATGGCCCTGAAGTTTCAGAAGGGTCTTGTAGGAAGAGTTGGGTGTCTTGTTCTGATTGCTCACTGGGAGGAATAATTTGGACTTTTAGTGATGTTACACTCTTTGTTGTCTGGTCAGTACTTCTTGCTCCCTCCCCTTTGTCCTCATTGGGACAAAGACTGAGGTTGTCCATTGCTCTTTCAATGTCCTGTTCACAGTGTTCAACCTtttcaaatgtttcatttatgCTCATTTCACCTTGGGTTCCCATGTTATGAAATGAATGCTGATTGGCTGCCTCTTCAACAGTAGGATGTACATATGAATTTTCATTGGTTTGTGACGTGGGATGGGTCTGATCAATCACACAAAAGACACTTAGTGGTCCTTTCGGAGCTTCATTTGCCCCATTTTCTGTGTCCTCTGTAGTTCCTGATTGTTCAGAGACAGCTTTGGGAACTCCACCTTCCCAGAATTCTTTGCAGTCTTCAAAATCCTCTTCCTCTGCATCATCCCCTCCACTGGAGACAGTTACAAATCCATCATCTGCTGACAACACTCTGTTCTTCTCAGCTTGCGATTCTACCTCACTTCCTTCCTCATTCTCTAAATAGTCATGTCTATTATTGCTTCTCTGTTCAtctctttccttttcttccaAGTTATCGGCCACTTTCTCTCTTTCCATCTGCCACTCTGATTCCATGGCTTCTTTATCATAAGCCATGTCTCCTTCCATCCTCTTCTCCTCGCTTTCTGCGTCCACATCCCTCATGAACTCTCCAGCCATTTCAAGTTCTCTATACTTGTCCTCAAGACATTTTTTCTTGGTTGGTTTCCTTCTCTCAGGCTCTTCTTCATTTCCTGTTGTCATGATTTCTTTGTATCTTTGGATGTATCTTtcttttgctttctctctctctgtgtattcTTTTAAACAAGGTTCTTTTCTCTCACTTCGAGGTTCCAGCCACATTTTCCTTATCTTGTTCTTCGGTTTCTTTGTAACTGCTTCCTCAGAAGCAAAGCTTTCACTCTTCTCTTCATTCCTCTGTGTACTCCTGTCTTCCTGCACTTCCTCTGTTCTTTCCTTCAGTCTCTCTTTATCAGTCTCAGATGtgttttctctgtctctgtcctcAAGGTTCTCTCTCATCAtcctatttttttcattttcaaaatcacTTTCTGAAATCAGCTCTCCAATAATCTCCATTTTACGTCTCCCTTTCTCTTTGTACTCTTTCCTCCGCCTCTCCCTCTCTTCAATCTCTCTTTCAGAGTACCTATCCCCATCTCTTGTCCTTTCTCCATCTCTATACCTTCCTCTTTCAGCTGTGTATAAGTTAGCGTCTCTTGAGTCTCTTGTTCTATCTCTTGGTTTATCTGTCTCTTTGAGCCGTTCAGAATTTTCTCCTTTTGGACCATGATAACCTGTCTCTTTGTAATCACTTCCTTTTACTGCCTTGTCTCGCCATCTTTCGGCTTCTCTCTCTCtacgtctgtctctctctctaactctgtCTGCCCTTCGCTCTGCATCATTGGCTCCTTCACTCTTGTAGAGTTTTTGTCTTTGTGTAGAGTCTTCTTCCCTCTTCCTTTCCTTACCCCTGACTCTTTCACTTTCTCCTTCAATTTTTATATCTCTTTTCCTagatctctctccctctctctgtctatcaGTCCTCCTTTCCCTATCTGAAAAGCTTTCTGTCTGTCCTTCCATGAGCCGAGGATAATATCTGTCCTCTCTGTCTCTTTGCCgatgtgtttctctgtctgtctctttgtcccTCATGCCTGAAAGGTCACTGACCCCTGGATAACTTTCTCTCCTTCTATCTCTCATTCTAGGGTCAAACTCCCTGTCTCGTTCCCTCTGTCTATCTGGCTCCACCATTACAGGCTTTCTCATTTCAATTCTCCTCAACTCCTCCCTGTATCTTGCAATTtctctttcacactgcatgtccaTGTCTCTGTATCTCCTCCtttccttttctctttcattttcatacagtaTGTCCTTCGGTCTTCCCATTTGACGCTCTCTTTCATAGTCTGTAAGTGGTATGTTTCTGTCTCTCAATCTGTTTGGTTTTGTCATCCTTGGAAAAGTGTCCCCTTTTCTCCTCTCATTGTTTCGATCTCCATACTCAGCCTGCTCTGACATTGTTGAGCTTCCATTTGCACATCGATCTCCATTTCTccgcctctctctttctctccagtcAATCTTTTCATCTCTTCTTCTGGTTGCAGGAAATCTCTCCCTGTCCTTAATCCCATCGCACGTGTCTGGCACCATttctttttctcttgttttttccattttttggtGTTTCCAAGTCTCTTCTTCACCCAGGTCACCTTTGCCAATTAGCTAAAAGACTCAGATCACAGTTTGCACTCGGTCGATAACCTGTCTAGTGCACCTTAAGAGGATTGTATCTGCACAGTGTCTTGGACGGTCCAATTAATTTGACTGGTTTCCATTGCAACATAGAGAACCTATAAGGGAAGTCAAAAATCAATCAGTGaagtcaataaatcaatcaaccaCATATAATTCATATTCCAAAGAGGAAAACATTCAAACATATTCTTGGAAATCTTCAAACTTTGGATCTTGTTGAAACGTGTCAGTTAGATGCCTTGGCAGCTTAAACAgttacttaaacttttttttttttttaagtgtcaagTTGAATGCCTAACATGAATTAATTATTGATGCTTATCTGAAGTTACTTGGACTCAAAGTATGAATTTTatcagaattttattttattaattcccaGACAACTGAAGCTATGACCTTGGTGTTTCTTAAACTATACTCCACCAGATAACTTACAGCAATGCAACAGAAATACTGTTCTGGTCAAACGAATCACTTCAGATCAGTCTAATATACTGTTAATATGTATAAAACATATtgccatttgtattttttattgatatactTCTCTTAACATTTCTACAGATCAATTACACTAATAAGAatttatattatgaattatatatacagtTGATAAACAGCCTGTTTGTCAGTTCAGCAAATTACAAAGAATGCAGTTCAACCAACCACTTCCCTATACTATTCTTGTATCTTATTCAGAGGCATTTCAAGTAATTCAAGCCTAGGAACAGCCAAAGCACTATTAAGAGCAGTTGAAG is a window of Carassius auratus strain Wakin chromosome 16, ASM336829v1, whole genome shotgun sequence DNA encoding:
- the LOC113116225 gene encoding zinc finger CCCH domain-containing protein 13-like isoform X2; the encoded protein is MEKTREKEMVPDTCDGIKDRERFPATRRRDEKIDWRERERRRNGDRCANGSSTMSEQAEYGDRNNERRKGDTFPRMTKPNRLRDRNIPLTDYERERQMGRPKDILYENEREKERRRYRDMDMQCEREIARYREELRRIEMRKPVMVEPDRQRERDREFDPRMRDRRRESYPGVSDLSGMRDKETDRETHRQRDREDRYYPRLMEGQTESFSDRERRTDRQREGERSRKRDIKIEGESERVRGKERKREEDSTQRQKLYKSEGANDAERRADRVRERDRRREREAERWRDKAVKGSDYKETGYHGPKGENSERLKETDKPRDRTRDSRDANLYTAERGRYRDGERTRDGDRYSEREIEERERRRKEYKEKGRRKMEIIGELISESDFENEKNRMMRENLEDRDRENTSETDKERLKERTEEVQEDRSTQRNEEKSESFASEEAVTKKPKNKIRKMWLEPRSERKEPCLKEYTEREKAKERYIQRYKEIMTTGNEEEPERRKPTKKKCLEDKYRELEMAGEFMRDVDAESEEKRMEGDMAYDKEAMESEWQMEREKVADNLEEKERDEQRSNNRHDYLENEEGSEVESQAEKNRVLSADDGFVTVSSGGDDAEEEDFEDCKEFWEGGVPKAVSEQSGTTEDTENGANEAPKGPLSVFCVIDQTHPTSQTNENSYVHPTVEEAANQHSFHNMGTQGEMSINETFEKVEHCEQDIERAMDNLSLCPNEDKGEGARSTDQTTKSVTSLKVQIIPPSEQSEQDTQLFLQDPSETSGPSKNNGHGGTETHIEDKIQRGAKETTGDSMEHSGSDDTWSTHFRWAKNTMKEILGLKSVDTENARDDEEDELSLTWGEMDLRKLRRTRKRNSKFFNSQLYQEYSEVMQNREIQLSHSDSLSISTSSSPNHSPKLSHRTLPSIPQIILPQNLSQTSQSLNVPQQSINRPPSPRLSISAFSPTLWQDLPGVRTSPELEELTSDERRLQEVRFEVVTSEASYRHSLDIIVENFVMSKQLKGILSSQDKNWLFSRLNDVRDISHSFLSQLEEAVEKDFMRFTVCDIIIQHCPEFRNVYVPYLTNQSYQDKTYQRLMDESHEFRRVVEKLERNPVCQRLPLRSFLILPFQRITRLKLLVQNIVKRTASKTKDEAQAIKAMKLLEKMIQESNESISQMKNIESLVTLNAKVDFECKTLPLISQSRRLVREGPVTELIDFSLKDREEERNAYMHLFNDYLLVSLRKEGGRFTVIDHAPVSELRVENCRFKLHSLQKNLFRLHMPQKALLLRTDTQANKLRWISALSRPYPEIDFSAVQDIPQMQCIKAFVAQQPDELSLEKAEVLLVHQQSSDGWVEGTRLSDRQRGWAPESHLETIVSDKARKRNLLDTVKIATAAM
- the LOC113116225 gene encoding trichohyalin-like isoform X1 — encoded protein: MEKTREKEMVPDTCDGIKDRERFPATRRRDEKIDWRERERRRNGDRCANGSSTMSEQAEYGDRNNERRKGDTFPRMTKPNRLRDRNIPLTDYERERQMGRPKDILYENEREKERRRYRDMDMQCEREIARYREELRRIEMRKPVMVEPDRQRERDREFDPRMRDRRRESYPGVSDLSGMRDKETDRETHRQRDREDRYYPRLMEGQTESFSDRERRTDRQREGERSRKRDIKIEGESERVRGKERKREEDSTQRQKLYKSEGANDAERRADRVRERDRRREREAERWRDKAVKGSDYKETGYHGPKGENSERLKETDKPRDRTRDSRDANLYTAERGRYRDGERTRDGDRYSEREIEERERRRKEYKEKGRRKMEIIGELISESDFENEKNRMMRENLEDRDRENTSETDKERLKERTEEVQEDRSTQRNEEKSESFASEEAVTKKPKNKIRKMWLEPRSERKEPCLKEYTEREKAKERYIQRYKEIMTTGNEEEPERRKPTKKKCLEDKYRELEMAGEFMRDVDAESEEKRMEGDMAYDKEAMESEWQMEREKVADNLEEKERDEQRSNNRHDYLENEEGSEVESQAEKNRVLSADDGFVTVSSGGDDAEEEDFEDCKEFWEGGVPKAVSEQSGTTEDTENGANEAPKGPLSVFCVIDQTHPTSQTNENSYVHPTVEEAANQHSFHNMGTQGEMSINETFEKVEHCEQDIERAMDNLSLCPNEDKGEGARSTDQTTKSVTSLKVQIIPPSEQSEQDTQLFLQDPSETSGPSKNNGHGGTETHIEDKIQRGAKETTGDSMEHSGSDDTWSTHFRWAKNTMKEILGLKSVDTENARGSVTHIDTQTNTQTESEREMEKSRKAKEIIEGGEEQQGGMERELNENRDWLDPSSNHHMVSSEGEAEGKVEEVSKKNESKEEVVVSSSSFRNLGNEVHARRRGFRKSAEKTKKVEEDEEEGVGRDRRTRIFNKSDDEEDELSLTWGEMDLRKLRRTRKRNSKFFNSQLYQEYSEVMQNREIQLSHSDSLSISTSSSPNHSPKLSHRTLPSIPQIILPQNLSQTSQSLNVPQQSINRPPSPRLSISAFSPTLWQDLPGVRTSPELEELTSDERRLQEVRFEVVTSEASYRHSLDIIVENFVMSKQLKGILSSQDKNWLFSRLNDVRDISHSFLSQLEEAVEKDFMRFTVCDIIIQHCPEFRNVYVPYLTNQSYQDKTYQRLMDESHEFRRVVEKLERNPVCQRLPLRSFLILPFQRITRLKLLVQNIVKRTASKTKDEAQAIKAMKLLEKMIQESNESISQMKNIESLVTLNAKVDFECKTLPLISQSRRLVREGPVTELIDFSLKDREEERNAYMHLFNDYLLVSLRKEGGRFTVIDHAPVSELRVENCRFKLHSLQKNLFRLHMPQKALLLRTDTQANKLRWISALSRPYPEIDFSAVQDIPQMQCIKAFVAQQPDELSLEKAEVLLVHQQSSDGWVEGTRLSDRQRGWAPESHLETIVSDKARKRNLLDTVKIATAAM